DNA from Synechococcus sp. CBW1108:
CCGATCCCCATCTCAATCGCGGCACAGCCGAGGAGGCCCTGGCTGATTGGGCCGCCGCCGAGGCCGACTACCGCTGGATCCTGGAGCGGGCCCCCAGCGACACGGGCGAACCGCGGGCCTCGGCCCTCTACAACCTCGGCAACGTGCAGGGCTCCCTGGGCGACTGGCAGGAAGCGCGCCGCTGCTTTGAGGCGGCTTCCCTGGCCCGGCCTGGTTTTGCCATGGCCCGCTCCAGTGCAGCCCTGGCCGCCTTCCAACTCGGAGACAAAGCTGGGGCCGAGCGGGAGCTGCGCAACCTGATCCGCCGCTACCCCCTGTTTGCCGATGCCCGCGCCGCTCTCACCGCCCTGCTGTGGCAAAAGGGGGCCAGCGGTGAGGCCGAGAGCAACTGGGCTGC
Protein-coding regions in this window:
- a CDS encoding tetratricopeptide repeat protein yields the protein MSTLLALLLGVQLLLPQLFDQALSASREGRFAEALPLWNQVLEVAPNDAAAWSNRGNVLLALGDPRAAIADQTKAIALDSESPDPHLNRGTAEEALADWAAAEADYRWILERAPSDTGEPRASALYNLGNVQGSLGDWQEARRCFEAASLARPGFAMARSSAALAAFQLGDKAGAERELRNLIRRYPLFADARAALTALLWQKGASGEAESNWAAASGLDPRYRQQEWLRSTRRWPPVPVEALVQFLALGS